A section of the Ictalurus punctatus breed USDA103 chromosome 8, Coco_2.0, whole genome shotgun sequence genome encodes:
- the ube2a gene encoding ubiquitin-conjugating enzyme E2 A: MSTPARRRLMRDFKRLQEDPPAGVSGAPSENNIMVWNAVIFGPEGTPFEDGTFKLTIEFTEEYPNKPPTVRFVSKMFHPNVYADGSICLDILQNRWSPTYDVSSILTSIQSLLDEPNPNSPANSQAAQLYQENKREYEKRVSAIVEQSWRDC; this comes from the exons ATGTCTACCCCAGCACGACGGCGTTTAATGAGGGATTTTAAACG ACTGCAGGAGGATCCTCCAGCAGGAGTTAGTGGAGCCCCATCAGAAAATAACATCATGGTCTGGAACGCTGTCATTTTTGG TCCAGAGGGGACACCTTTTGAAGATG GAACTTTCAAACTTACAATAGAATTCACAGAAGAGTATCCGAACAAACCACCCACAGTTCGATTTGTATCCAAAATGTTTCACCCCAATG TTTATGCAGATGGTAGTATATGTTTGGACATTCTTCAGAACCGCTGGAGTCCAACATATGATGTTTCTTCAATTTTAACATCTATACAG TCTCTACTGGACGAGCCAAACCCAAACAGTCCTGCCAACAGCCAGGCGGCTCAGCTGTACCAGGAGAACAAGCGAGAGTATGAGAAGCGCGTGTCTGCCATTGTGGAACAGAGCTGGCGGGATTGTTGA
- the si:rp71-46j2.7 gene encoding uncharacterized protein si:rp71-46j2.7 isoform X3, which yields MHLWRCAFAVVLGMVWYFSESGYFLVQVACCALGFLTFYLNGGNNNVCESSTQTDCAADEDTSQQKSEIGCIVGRDYPDTAVQTVQKASHQSQYPKIQRSLQHVFKCAYTHLVLPWSTAPEPGDSQPLYTALLTEYNFVMDEIIYKAKDLDLSVTALGCIQTITKHLRNTKQSEGTPAFSSKAEEMEVVRGFCKALIHNLLPKHLWEPNVYYCALQEILAMKVVEFVTLLSDPDNLNHLIVSQLDQVPSGNLLEVVHDPDRDTPSSNSSENNDVLQAGAEEHPCDEGKAKKKGKNPKEKFSKFFENIKRKKTKLKRKEKNLTGGAVSVRRPAVVQVDDTHSSEGSICDNVETDVESLTSSLQEEMMEFKLSYEMWRVGEWAVTVTNVQMDGNELCFTFHLEDRNNPENLHWDVTRKLSDIIQFCKEIGPPPFLSTIVEKPKTEWSKEEAREDLEHSLQDLVTNIELGKSELVFKFLGPIDWILHEEEHNEWVWVLLGRIAFFLTPGQDDQDDQDDQDNDELSNPKGDEEQHEVNTTESTPQHGPDATQQMCTDPLERQDKETANESFVADGEHLPIPEQTSTCTSTKQLTDHTADQPEVNPDGIQSDGLNIAQFAVRTKYIQFEHVKRNAAAYRSSENDENSSIHGTDEVSVSNSTGNISKVENLPHRKSSETDKPERKEKESHPEKETLIQPSGETKMSNHWEQPEANKVIFDLLKEISGNSYTVKFMKAIVTPFTPLINKKVNGFLKNMNPSEAQIATYIDTFCKNIWPASAEPQPLPQSSDNKKETKQKAMQIMTSKFAGFLSINKTNVERIFKIFQNGEENKKLVYMLLIYLLRVFLPGEPGFNVMSKLNVKSTI from the exons ATGCATCTTTGGCGTTGTGCGTTTGCTGTCGTTTTAGGCATGGTTTGGTATTTTTCCGAGTCCGGATATTTTTTGGTCCAGGTGGCTTGCTGTGCGCTGGGTTTCCTTACATTCTATCTAAATGGAGGTAACAACAACGTTTGTGAAAGTAGCACCCAAACAGACTGTGCCGCTGATGAAGATACATCTCAG CAGAAAAGTGAGATTGGCTGTATAGTGGGCAGAGATTATCCAGATACAGCAGTCCAAACTGTACAAAAAGCATCTCACCAGTCACAGTACCCAAAGATCCAGAGGTCACTTCAGCATG TGTTTAAGTGTGCCTACACACACCTGGTCCTGCCATGGAGCACTGCTCCAGAACCTGGAGATAGTCAGCCCCTATATACAGCATTACTCACTGAATACAACTTTGTCATGGATGAGATCATTTACAAGGCCAAGGACTTGGATCTCTCAGTTACTGCTCTTGGCTGCATTCAGACCATCACCAAGCACCTTCGCAACACAAAGCAGTCAGAAGG GACCCCAGCATTCAGTTCTAAGGCTGAAGAGATGGAAGTTGTTAGAGGCTTCTGTAAGGCCCTCATACACAACCTTTTACCTAAACACCTCTGGGAACCAAATGTCTACTACTGTGCCCTACAAGAAATTCTGGCTATGAAAG TAGTGGAATTTGTGACATTGCTCTCTGACCCAGACAACTTGAACCACCTAATCGTTTCTCAGTTGGACCAAGTGCCCTCAGGAAACCTGTTAGAGGTAGTGCATGACCCAGATAGAGACACTCCTTCCTCAAACTCAAGTGAGAACAATGATGT gCTACAAGCTGGGGCAGAGGAACATCCATGTGATGAAGGCAAAGCTAAAAAGAAAg GCAAGAATCCGAAAGAGAAGTTTTCTaagttttttgaaaatattaaaCGGAAGAAAACCAAATTaaagagaaaggagaaaaatcTAACAGGGGGAGCTGTGTCAGTCCGCAGGCCTGCAGTAGTACAGGTTGATGATACACATAGCAGTGAGGGCTCCATCTGTGACAAT gTCGAGACTGATGTGGAAAGTCTTACAAGTTCCCTCCAGGAGGAGATGATGGAATTTAAGCTCTCCTACGAGATGTGGAGGGTTGGAGAATGGGCAGTTACTGTCACTAAT GTCCAGATGGATGGAAATGAGTTGTGTTTCACATTTCACTTGGAGGACCGCAACAATCCTGAAAACCTCCATTGGGATGTGACAAGGAAGCTGTCAGACATAATCCAATTTTGCAAG GAAATAGGACCCCCACCCTTCTTATCGACAATAGTGGAGAAGCCAAAAACGGAGTGGAGTAAGGAGGAAGCAAGAGAAGATTTGGAACACTCCTTACAA GACCTGGTGACGAATATAGAGCTCGGCAAGTCTGAGCTTGTGTTCAAGTTCCTTGGTCCAATTGACTGGATACTGCATGAAGAAGAGCATAATGAATGGGTGTGGGTTCTTTTGGGGAGGATTGCATTCTTCCTTACTCCTGGCCAAGATGATCAAGATGATCAAGATGATCAAGATAATGATGAG CTGAGTAACCCCAAAGGGGATGAGGAGCAACATGAAGTTAATACAACAGAATCCACACCTCAACATGGACCGGATGCTACCCAGCAAATGTGTACAGACCCTTTAGAGAGACAAGACAAAGAAACTGCAAATGAGTCGTTTGTAGCAGATGGAGAACACTTACCCATACCTGAGCAGACTTCCACCTGTACGAGTACAAAACAACTCACAGACCACACTGCTGATCAGCCTGAAGTGAATCCTGATGGAATTCAAAGTGATGGTTTAAATATAGCACAGTTTGCAGTCAGGACAAAATACATTCAATTCGAACATGTAAAACGAAATGCTGCAGCCTACAGATCATCTGAAAATGATGAGAATAGTTCAATCCATGGCACTGATGAGGTTTCAGTCTCCAATTCTACTGGAAATATAAGCAAGGTAGAAAATCTTCCTCACAGAAAGTCATCAGAAACAGATAAACCTGAAAGGAAGGAGAAAGAATCTCATCCTGAAAAAGAGACATTGATTCAGCCATCAGGAGAGACAAAAATGTCCAACCATTGGGAACAACCTGAGGCCAATAAAGTGATATTTGATTTACTGAAGGAAATTTCTG GAAATTCATACACCGTTAAATTCATGAAGGCTATCGTAACACCATTCACACCACTGATAAACAA GAAAGTGAATGGTTTTTTGAAAAACATGAATCCTTCAGAAGCTCAGATTGCTACCTACATTGATACATTTTGTAAGAACATATGGCCTGCCAGTGCTGAACCGCAGCCTCTACCTCAAAGCAGCGACAACAAGAAGGAGACCAAGCAGAAAGCAATGCAGATCATGACTTCCAAGT TTGCAGGCTTCTTAAGCATCAACAAAACCAATGTGGAGCGCATTTTCAAGATCTTTCAGAATGGAGAAGAAAACAAGAAGCTGGTTTAT ATGTTGCTGATATATCTCTTGAGAGTGTTTCTGCCTGGAGAACCTGGTTTTAATGTGATGTCCAAGTTAAATGTGAAGTCTACTATTTAA
- the si:rp71-46j2.7 gene encoding uncharacterized protein si:rp71-46j2.7 isoform X2: MHLWRCAFAVVLGMVWYFSESGYFLVQVACCALGFLTFYLNGGNNNVCESSTQTDCAADEDTSQKSEIGCIVGRDYPDTAVQTVQKASHQSQYPKIQRSLQHVFKCAYTHLVLPWSTAPEPGDSQPLYTALLTEYNFVMDEIIYKAKDLDLSVTALGCIQTITKHLRNTKQSEGTPAFSSKAEEMEVVRGFCKALIHNLLPKHLWEPNVYYCALQEILAMKVVEFVTLLSDPDNLNHLIVSQLDQVPSGNLLEVVHDPDRDTPSSNSSENNDVLQAGAEEHPCDEGKAKKKGKNPKEKFSKFFENIKRKKTKLKRKEKNLTGGAVSVRRPAVVQVDDTHSSEGSICDNVETDVESLTSSLQEEMMEFKLSYEMWRVGEWAVTVTNVQMDGNELCFTFHLEDRNNPENLHWDVTRKLSDIIQFCKEIGPPPFLSTIVEKPKTEWSKEEAREDLEHSLQDLVTNIELGKSELVFKFLGPIDWILHEEEHNEWVWVLLGRIAFFLTPGQDDQDDQDDQDNDELSNPKGDEEQHEVNTTESTPQHGPDATQQMCTDPLERQDKETANESFVADGEHLPIPEQTSTCTSTKQLTDHTADQPEVNPDGIQSDGLNIAQFAVRTKYIQFEHVKRNAAAYRSSENDENSSIHGTDEVSVSNSTGNISKVENLPHRKSSETDKPERKEKESHPEKETLIQPSGETKMSNHWEQPEANKVIFDLLKEISGNSYTVKFMKAIVTPFTPLINKKVNGFLKNMNPSEAQIATYIDTFCKNIWPASAEPQPLPQSSDNKKETKQKAMQIMTSKCTYWHILCCILDIFCFKFTAMSCFNSCRLLKHQQNQCGAHFQDLSEWRRKQEAGLYVADISLESVSAWRTWF, from the exons ATGCATCTTTGGCGTTGTGCGTTTGCTGTCGTTTTAGGCATGGTTTGGTATTTTTCCGAGTCCGGATATTTTTTGGTCCAGGTGGCTTGCTGTGCGCTGGGTTTCCTTACATTCTATCTAAATGGAGGTAACAACAACGTTTGTGAAAGTAGCACCCAAACAGACTGTGCCGCTGATGAAGATACATCTCAG AAAAGTGAGATTGGCTGTATAGTGGGCAGAGATTATCCAGATACAGCAGTCCAAACTGTACAAAAAGCATCTCACCAGTCACAGTACCCAAAGATCCAGAGGTCACTTCAGCATG TGTTTAAGTGTGCCTACACACACCTGGTCCTGCCATGGAGCACTGCTCCAGAACCTGGAGATAGTCAGCCCCTATATACAGCATTACTCACTGAATACAACTTTGTCATGGATGAGATCATTTACAAGGCCAAGGACTTGGATCTCTCAGTTACTGCTCTTGGCTGCATTCAGACCATCACCAAGCACCTTCGCAACACAAAGCAGTCAGAAGG GACCCCAGCATTCAGTTCTAAGGCTGAAGAGATGGAAGTTGTTAGAGGCTTCTGTAAGGCCCTCATACACAACCTTTTACCTAAACACCTCTGGGAACCAAATGTCTACTACTGTGCCCTACAAGAAATTCTGGCTATGAAAG TAGTGGAATTTGTGACATTGCTCTCTGACCCAGACAACTTGAACCACCTAATCGTTTCTCAGTTGGACCAAGTGCCCTCAGGAAACCTGTTAGAGGTAGTGCATGACCCAGATAGAGACACTCCTTCCTCAAACTCAAGTGAGAACAATGATGT gCTACAAGCTGGGGCAGAGGAACATCCATGTGATGAAGGCAAAGCTAAAAAGAAAg GCAAGAATCCGAAAGAGAAGTTTTCTaagttttttgaaaatattaaaCGGAAGAAAACCAAATTaaagagaaaggagaaaaatcTAACAGGGGGAGCTGTGTCAGTCCGCAGGCCTGCAGTAGTACAGGTTGATGATACACATAGCAGTGAGGGCTCCATCTGTGACAAT gTCGAGACTGATGTGGAAAGTCTTACAAGTTCCCTCCAGGAGGAGATGATGGAATTTAAGCTCTCCTACGAGATGTGGAGGGTTGGAGAATGGGCAGTTACTGTCACTAAT GTCCAGATGGATGGAAATGAGTTGTGTTTCACATTTCACTTGGAGGACCGCAACAATCCTGAAAACCTCCATTGGGATGTGACAAGGAAGCTGTCAGACATAATCCAATTTTGCAAG GAAATAGGACCCCCACCCTTCTTATCGACAATAGTGGAGAAGCCAAAAACGGAGTGGAGTAAGGAGGAAGCAAGAGAAGATTTGGAACACTCCTTACAA GACCTGGTGACGAATATAGAGCTCGGCAAGTCTGAGCTTGTGTTCAAGTTCCTTGGTCCAATTGACTGGATACTGCATGAAGAAGAGCATAATGAATGGGTGTGGGTTCTTTTGGGGAGGATTGCATTCTTCCTTACTCCTGGCCAAGATGATCAAGATGATCAAGATGATCAAGATAATGATGAG CTGAGTAACCCCAAAGGGGATGAGGAGCAACATGAAGTTAATACAACAGAATCCACACCTCAACATGGACCGGATGCTACCCAGCAAATGTGTACAGACCCTTTAGAGAGACAAGACAAAGAAACTGCAAATGAGTCGTTTGTAGCAGATGGAGAACACTTACCCATACCTGAGCAGACTTCCACCTGTACGAGTACAAAACAACTCACAGACCACACTGCTGATCAGCCTGAAGTGAATCCTGATGGAATTCAAAGTGATGGTTTAAATATAGCACAGTTTGCAGTCAGGACAAAATACATTCAATTCGAACATGTAAAACGAAATGCTGCAGCCTACAGATCATCTGAAAATGATGAGAATAGTTCAATCCATGGCACTGATGAGGTTTCAGTCTCCAATTCTACTGGAAATATAAGCAAGGTAGAAAATCTTCCTCACAGAAAGTCATCAGAAACAGATAAACCTGAAAGGAAGGAGAAAGAATCTCATCCTGAAAAAGAGACATTGATTCAGCCATCAGGAGAGACAAAAATGTCCAACCATTGGGAACAACCTGAGGCCAATAAAGTGATATTTGATTTACTGAAGGAAATTTCTG GAAATTCATACACCGTTAAATTCATGAAGGCTATCGTAACACCATTCACACCACTGATAAACAA GAAAGTGAATGGTTTTTTGAAAAACATGAATCCTTCAGAAGCTCAGATTGCTACCTACATTGATACATTTTGTAAGAACATATGGCCTGCCAGTGCTGAACCGCAGCCTCTACCTCAAAGCAGCGACAACAAGAAGGAGACCAAGCAGAAAGCAATGCAGATCATGACTTCCAAGTGTACGTATTGGCATATTTTATGCTGTATTCTAGACATTTTCTGCTTTAAATTTACTGCTATGTCATGTTTCAATAGTTGCAGGCTTCTTAAGCATCAACAAAACCAATGTGGAGCGCATTTTCAAGATCTTTCAGAATGGAGAAGAAAACAAGAAGCTGGTTTAT ATGTTGCTGATATATCTCTTGAGAGTGTTTCTGCCTGGAGAACCTGGTTTTAA
- the si:rp71-46j2.7 gene encoding uncharacterized protein si:rp71-46j2.7 isoform X1: MHLWRCAFAVVLGMVWYFSESGYFLVQVACCALGFLTFYLNGGNNNVCESSTQTDCAADEDTSQQKSEIGCIVGRDYPDTAVQTVQKASHQSQYPKIQRSLQHVFKCAYTHLVLPWSTAPEPGDSQPLYTALLTEYNFVMDEIIYKAKDLDLSVTALGCIQTITKHLRNTKQSEGTPAFSSKAEEMEVVRGFCKALIHNLLPKHLWEPNVYYCALQEILAMKVVEFVTLLSDPDNLNHLIVSQLDQVPSGNLLEVVHDPDRDTPSSNSSENNDVLQAGAEEHPCDEGKAKKKGKNPKEKFSKFFENIKRKKTKLKRKEKNLTGGAVSVRRPAVVQVDDTHSSEGSICDNVETDVESLTSSLQEEMMEFKLSYEMWRVGEWAVTVTNVQMDGNELCFTFHLEDRNNPENLHWDVTRKLSDIIQFCKEIGPPPFLSTIVEKPKTEWSKEEAREDLEHSLQDLVTNIELGKSELVFKFLGPIDWILHEEEHNEWVWVLLGRIAFFLTPGQDDQDDQDDQDNDELSNPKGDEEQHEVNTTESTPQHGPDATQQMCTDPLERQDKETANESFVADGEHLPIPEQTSTCTSTKQLTDHTADQPEVNPDGIQSDGLNIAQFAVRTKYIQFEHVKRNAAAYRSSENDENSSIHGTDEVSVSNSTGNISKVENLPHRKSSETDKPERKEKESHPEKETLIQPSGETKMSNHWEQPEANKVIFDLLKEISGNSYTVKFMKAIVTPFTPLINKKVNGFLKNMNPSEAQIATYIDTFCKNIWPASAEPQPLPQSSDNKKETKQKAMQIMTSKCTYWHILCCILDIFCFKFTAMSCFNSCRLLKHQQNQCGAHFQDLSEWRRKQEAGLYVADISLESVSAWRTWF; encoded by the exons ATGCATCTTTGGCGTTGTGCGTTTGCTGTCGTTTTAGGCATGGTTTGGTATTTTTCCGAGTCCGGATATTTTTTGGTCCAGGTGGCTTGCTGTGCGCTGGGTTTCCTTACATTCTATCTAAATGGAGGTAACAACAACGTTTGTGAAAGTAGCACCCAAACAGACTGTGCCGCTGATGAAGATACATCTCAG CAGAAAAGTGAGATTGGCTGTATAGTGGGCAGAGATTATCCAGATACAGCAGTCCAAACTGTACAAAAAGCATCTCACCAGTCACAGTACCCAAAGATCCAGAGGTCACTTCAGCATG TGTTTAAGTGTGCCTACACACACCTGGTCCTGCCATGGAGCACTGCTCCAGAACCTGGAGATAGTCAGCCCCTATATACAGCATTACTCACTGAATACAACTTTGTCATGGATGAGATCATTTACAAGGCCAAGGACTTGGATCTCTCAGTTACTGCTCTTGGCTGCATTCAGACCATCACCAAGCACCTTCGCAACACAAAGCAGTCAGAAGG GACCCCAGCATTCAGTTCTAAGGCTGAAGAGATGGAAGTTGTTAGAGGCTTCTGTAAGGCCCTCATACACAACCTTTTACCTAAACACCTCTGGGAACCAAATGTCTACTACTGTGCCCTACAAGAAATTCTGGCTATGAAAG TAGTGGAATTTGTGACATTGCTCTCTGACCCAGACAACTTGAACCACCTAATCGTTTCTCAGTTGGACCAAGTGCCCTCAGGAAACCTGTTAGAGGTAGTGCATGACCCAGATAGAGACACTCCTTCCTCAAACTCAAGTGAGAACAATGATGT gCTACAAGCTGGGGCAGAGGAACATCCATGTGATGAAGGCAAAGCTAAAAAGAAAg GCAAGAATCCGAAAGAGAAGTTTTCTaagttttttgaaaatattaaaCGGAAGAAAACCAAATTaaagagaaaggagaaaaatcTAACAGGGGGAGCTGTGTCAGTCCGCAGGCCTGCAGTAGTACAGGTTGATGATACACATAGCAGTGAGGGCTCCATCTGTGACAAT gTCGAGACTGATGTGGAAAGTCTTACAAGTTCCCTCCAGGAGGAGATGATGGAATTTAAGCTCTCCTACGAGATGTGGAGGGTTGGAGAATGGGCAGTTACTGTCACTAAT GTCCAGATGGATGGAAATGAGTTGTGTTTCACATTTCACTTGGAGGACCGCAACAATCCTGAAAACCTCCATTGGGATGTGACAAGGAAGCTGTCAGACATAATCCAATTTTGCAAG GAAATAGGACCCCCACCCTTCTTATCGACAATAGTGGAGAAGCCAAAAACGGAGTGGAGTAAGGAGGAAGCAAGAGAAGATTTGGAACACTCCTTACAA GACCTGGTGACGAATATAGAGCTCGGCAAGTCTGAGCTTGTGTTCAAGTTCCTTGGTCCAATTGACTGGATACTGCATGAAGAAGAGCATAATGAATGGGTGTGGGTTCTTTTGGGGAGGATTGCATTCTTCCTTACTCCTGGCCAAGATGATCAAGATGATCAAGATGATCAAGATAATGATGAG CTGAGTAACCCCAAAGGGGATGAGGAGCAACATGAAGTTAATACAACAGAATCCACACCTCAACATGGACCGGATGCTACCCAGCAAATGTGTACAGACCCTTTAGAGAGACAAGACAAAGAAACTGCAAATGAGTCGTTTGTAGCAGATGGAGAACACTTACCCATACCTGAGCAGACTTCCACCTGTACGAGTACAAAACAACTCACAGACCACACTGCTGATCAGCCTGAAGTGAATCCTGATGGAATTCAAAGTGATGGTTTAAATATAGCACAGTTTGCAGTCAGGACAAAATACATTCAATTCGAACATGTAAAACGAAATGCTGCAGCCTACAGATCATCTGAAAATGATGAGAATAGTTCAATCCATGGCACTGATGAGGTTTCAGTCTCCAATTCTACTGGAAATATAAGCAAGGTAGAAAATCTTCCTCACAGAAAGTCATCAGAAACAGATAAACCTGAAAGGAAGGAGAAAGAATCTCATCCTGAAAAAGAGACATTGATTCAGCCATCAGGAGAGACAAAAATGTCCAACCATTGGGAACAACCTGAGGCCAATAAAGTGATATTTGATTTACTGAAGGAAATTTCTG GAAATTCATACACCGTTAAATTCATGAAGGCTATCGTAACACCATTCACACCACTGATAAACAA GAAAGTGAATGGTTTTTTGAAAAACATGAATCCTTCAGAAGCTCAGATTGCTACCTACATTGATACATTTTGTAAGAACATATGGCCTGCCAGTGCTGAACCGCAGCCTCTACCTCAAAGCAGCGACAACAAGAAGGAGACCAAGCAGAAAGCAATGCAGATCATGACTTCCAAGTGTACGTATTGGCATATTTTATGCTGTATTCTAGACATTTTCTGCTTTAAATTTACTGCTATGTCATGTTTCAATAGTTGCAGGCTTCTTAAGCATCAACAAAACCAATGTGGAGCGCATTTTCAAGATCTTTCAGAATGGAGAAGAAAACAAGAAGCTGGTTTAT ATGTTGCTGATATATCTCTTGAGAGTGTTTCTGCCTGGAGAACCTGGTTTTAA